The Nocardia sp. XZ_19_385 genome window below encodes:
- a CDS encoding creatininase family protein gives MLLTDMTWPDFAARAQTTRVILPIGAIEPHGPHLPLGSDTMISDHFASRLAADIDAVIAPSIGYGVATPPQRLGGDFPGVVAISGSTFTQLVTEVLTSLTEHGVRQHIIVNSAIDNISFLCEAARVVTTVFPGTRIMIVNWWDVVGEGFRNSLARETGVARSDDHHAGMVESSLIMHIAPDATQPELAESDSTGLGPRRFLYHMFPVPADAATPSGIVYTARQASADIGGRVADQVAREMAAAVRLEFDTSSARV, from the coding sequence GTGCTGCTCACCGACATGACCTGGCCCGACTTCGCCGCCCGCGCCCAGACCACCCGTGTGATCCTCCCCATCGGGGCCATCGAGCCCCACGGACCTCATCTGCCGCTGGGCTCGGACACGATGATCAGCGATCATTTCGCCTCCCGTCTCGCCGCCGATATCGACGCGGTCATCGCCCCGAGCATCGGTTACGGCGTCGCGACTCCACCGCAACGACTCGGCGGTGACTTCCCCGGTGTCGTCGCGATCAGCGGGTCGACCTTCACTCAGCTCGTGACCGAAGTCCTGACCAGCCTGACCGAACACGGTGTGCGACAACACATCATCGTCAACTCCGCCATCGACAACATCAGCTTCCTGTGCGAAGCCGCCCGCGTGGTGACCACCGTCTTCCCTGGCACCCGGATCATGATCGTCAACTGGTGGGATGTTGTCGGCGAGGGCTTCCGCAACAGCCTGGCTCGCGAAACCGGCGTCGCGCGCAGCGATGACCACCACGCGGGCATGGTCGAATCCAGCCTGATCATGCACATCGCCCCCGACGCCACCCAACCGGAGTTGGCCGAATCCGATTCGACAGGTCTGGGACCGCGCCGGTTCCTCTATCACATGTTCCCCGTGCCTGCCGACGCCGCGACACCCTCGGGGATCGTCTACACCGCCCGTCAGGCCAGCGCCGACATCGGCGGTCGTGTCGCCGACCAGGTCGCTCGCGAAATGGCGGCTGCGGTCCGCCTCGAGTTCGACACCAGCTCGGCGCGGGTGTGA
- a CDS encoding ParB N-terminal domain-containing protein has translation MPATAVVPETETDRATTTLTVVPDAIDTDDHLEATTTGESSDLPADLPEIDAKWVRVADVVLADNVRKTFDLAEHPEQVAAIKEFGVRDPINATREADGSIVAYDGQLRLLIAAEVGLEYVPVFITPAPTGISDKEREISRTRDQLMFNDRRVPLTKGDRARGIAYMLDLGAKPTRIARELQMKRDEVKTAAKIGASPTARDLADGHQFSLEQLAIIGHYEALGDTDAVQRLTNSAGYAFRYEAQRIVKEHDAARATLHASVPYGARGFGVLTAEPDTTGEDPQFLPAELLVDAEGSPLTVAHVDADPSRYVVYLEREDATDLVNKATGEIVERSAVDWTTKDDAEATAEPGLLHVAQVEERERWTPLIYLPARLLTESGLHLQAPAVDEAAQAAAAIEAQRAAEAREDARQARRRVIELNKRGDAANKRRDEIVKEFLERRTPPTKAAKFVAEAIARSLDLHDLRKVLHWLGAGGSRENLLAAIETATPQRAWVIVMAMIMAQHEVVIGKSLWRDAGASTGRYLKFLAEVAANNDFALLDVEQAAVGEIDYNDIDLAA, from the coding sequence ATGCCCGCAACCGCAGTAGTGCCCGAAACCGAAACCGACCGCGCCACCACCACACTGACCGTCGTTCCCGACGCCATCGACACCGACGACCACCTCGAGGCGACGACCACCGGTGAGTCCAGTGATCTCCCGGCCGATCTGCCCGAGATCGACGCCAAGTGGGTACGTGTCGCCGATGTCGTCCTGGCTGACAACGTCCGCAAAACCTTCGACCTGGCCGAGCACCCCGAACAGGTCGCCGCGATCAAGGAATTCGGGGTCCGCGACCCGATCAACGCCACCCGCGAAGCCGACGGGAGCATCGTCGCCTACGACGGCCAGCTGCGCCTGCTCATCGCGGCCGAGGTCGGCCTCGAGTACGTGCCGGTATTCATCACACCCGCACCCACGGGCATCTCCGACAAAGAGCGCGAGATCAGCCGCACCCGCGACCAGCTGATGTTCAACGACCGCCGGGTCCCGCTGACCAAGGGTGACCGAGCCCGCGGCATCGCCTACATGCTCGACCTCGGCGCGAAACCCACCCGGATCGCACGCGAGTTGCAGATGAAACGCGACGAGGTCAAGACCGCCGCCAAGATCGGAGCCTCACCGACCGCCCGCGATCTGGCCGACGGCCACCAATTCAGTCTCGAACAGCTCGCGATCATCGGCCACTACGAAGCCCTCGGCGACACCGACGCCGTGCAACGGTTGACCAACAGCGCGGGCTACGCCTTCCGGTATGAAGCCCAACGCATCGTCAAGGAACACGACGCGGCGCGCGCGACGCTACACGCGTCGGTGCCCTACGGCGCGCGCGGATTCGGTGTACTCACCGCCGAACCCGACACCACCGGCGAGGACCCGCAGTTCCTGCCCGCCGAACTCTTGGTCGACGCCGAGGGCAGCCCGCTCACCGTCGCGCATGTCGACGCCGACCCGTCACGATATGTGGTGTACCTCGAACGCGAGGACGCCACCGATCTGGTGAACAAGGCCACCGGGGAGATTGTCGAGCGCAGCGCCGTCGACTGGACCACCAAGGACGATGCCGAGGCCACTGCTGAGCCCGGGTTGCTGCACGTCGCCCAGGTCGAGGAACGAGAGCGCTGGACTCCGCTGATCTACCTTCCTGCCCGGCTGCTCACTGAGAGCGGCCTGCACCTGCAAGCACCGGCCGTCGACGAGGCCGCGCAAGCCGCCGCCGCGATCGAGGCGCAGCGAGCCGCCGAAGCACGCGAGGACGCCCGGCAGGCGCGGCGGCGGGTGATCGAGTTGAACAAGCGCGGCGATGCCGCCAACAAGCGCCGCGACGAGATCGTGAAGGAGTTCCTGGAGCGGCGGACCCCACCGACCAAGGCAGCGAAGTTCGTGGCCGAGGCCATCGCCCGCAGCCTGGACTTGCACGATCTGCGCAAGGTGCTGCATTGGCTCGGTGCCGGCGGCAGCCGCGAGAACCTGCTCGCCGCAATCGAAACCGCCACTCCACAGCGCGCGTGGGTGATCGTCATGGCGATGATCATGGCCCAGCACGAGGTCGTGATCGGCAAATCGCTGTGGCGCGACGCGGGCGCCAGCACTGGCCGGTACTTGAAGTTCCTCGCCGAGGTCGCCGCGAACAACGACTTCGCGTTGCTCGATGTGGAGCAGGCCGCCGTCGGCGAGATCGA
- a CDS encoding radical SAM/SPASM domain-containing protein has product MAQLSLSLQTSPYLTRVSPGTAPAVVYLTDTFGPTYPHGEPASADAVFGIVGLDRRIVWHNDPTVLAMLVAAAAQPWETTALVARFGQMRVAEAAGRGWLLAPRDLCRDYQLVSGEIEVTAHCNWGCRFCPVATDPKPRQTMPMPLFGEVITKLAEHGTIDYVTFQFFNEPTLDRYFTERLAVLADHGLELALYTNASALTPAKIAALRERKVLRHLIVNLPSIDAAQFAALTGSRSYEATTRNLRAAIDAGFRVQIVVNGIGEALAENLDQIGRRYLPLGVEVSASATCDRAGDVGGQYFQNVQARGRLTGCGWPVHHANISVTGDLFLCCNDYYQRERFGNIRDGSLHELMSSDAATVLRQKVFGVADASAGFLCRRCHNQAPDYPGREFRPLATFG; this is encoded by the coding sequence ATGGCACAACTTTCCCTCTCCCTACAGACCTCGCCCTATCTCACTCGGGTGAGCCCTGGTACCGCGCCGGCGGTGGTGTATCTGACCGACACCTTCGGTCCGACCTATCCCCACGGCGAACCCGCCTCTGCCGATGCGGTGTTCGGGATCGTGGGCTTGGACCGGCGGATCGTGTGGCATAACGATCCGACGGTGTTGGCGATGCTGGTCGCCGCCGCTGCACAGCCGTGGGAGACGACGGCCTTGGTCGCGCGGTTCGGTCAGATGCGGGTAGCCGAGGCCGCCGGGAGGGGCTGGCTCCTCGCACCGCGAGATCTGTGCCGGGACTACCAGTTGGTCTCTGGGGAGATCGAGGTAACAGCGCACTGCAACTGGGGCTGCCGGTTCTGCCCGGTCGCCACCGACCCGAAACCGCGCCAGACCATGCCGATGCCGCTGTTCGGTGAAGTCATCACCAAGCTCGCCGAGCACGGCACCATCGACTACGTCACCTTCCAGTTCTTCAACGAACCCACCCTGGACCGCTACTTCACCGAACGCCTGGCCGTCCTGGCCGATCACGGTCTGGAGCTAGCGCTGTACACCAACGCCTCCGCACTCACCCCGGCCAAAATCGCGGCTCTGCGGGAGCGGAAGGTGTTGCGGCACTTGATTGTCAATCTGCCCAGCATCGACGCCGCCCAGTTCGCGGCATTGACCGGATCCCGCAGTTACGAGGCCACGACCCGGAATCTGCGCGCGGCGATCGATGCCGGGTTCCGGGTGCAGATCGTGGTCAACGGAATCGGTGAGGCGCTAGCCGAAAACCTCGATCAGATCGGCCGCCGATACCTGCCCCTCGGGGTCGAGGTCAGCGCCTCGGCCACCTGTGACCGCGCCGGAGACGTCGGCGGGCAGTACTTCCAGAACGTGCAGGCCCGGGGTCGGCTGACCGGGTGCGGGTGGCCGGTCCACCACGCCAACATCAGCGTCACCGGGGATCTGTTCCTGTGCTGCAACGACTACTACCAGCGCGAACGATTCGGCAACATCCGCGACGGCTCTCTGCACGAACTCATGAGCAGCGACGCCGCAACCGTGTTGCGACAGAAGGTATTCGGTGTCGCGGATGCTTCAGCGGGTTTCTTGTGCCGGCGCTGCCACAACCAGGCACCCGACTACCCGGGCCGAGAATTCCGGCCCCTCGCGACCTTCGGATAG
- a CDS encoding arylsulfotransferase family protein, whose amino-acid sequence MHAPDATHFLFSPSATYPRPVACLINRDGEIVHAWSSGLDQPDPATRPPSYLRGWNHVELDTDGNLYATVPLHSLLKLAPDSSLLWRAELPVHHDLALTATGQVYVLTEHPRLLEHEGEPFVLLDNAIAVLDGTGALTARYSLFDLLTTNPALSALITSHIELRRRSPHHRSTLRIYHDLAIEDVWAGHEVSRLLREVPGSPADVLHTNTIEILAAHPDGLWAQGDVLVSMRELDCIAVVDIEAGVVRWWWGPGELSGQHQPTLLPDGHLLVFDNGRPDRHSRVLELDPVDSTICWQYVADPPQTLSSPVAGGAEPLANSNVVISDAQGGRALEITRDGTLVWAVATVTTTGERAQFYRMAAVTGQVAAGLGSTAVQATQRAREMLRCELLTHRRTT is encoded by the coding sequence ATGCATGCACCCGATGCGACGCACTTCCTGTTCTCCCCGTCTGCGACCTACCCCCGGCCGGTGGCGTGCCTGATCAACCGGGACGGCGAGATCGTCCACGCCTGGAGCAGCGGCCTCGACCAGCCTGACCCGGCAACCCGGCCGCCGAGCTACCTGCGCGGCTGGAACCACGTCGAGCTCGACACAGACGGCAATCTCTACGCCACAGTGCCGCTGCACTCGCTGCTGAAACTCGCACCGGACTCCTCACTGTTATGGCGCGCCGAGCTCCCCGTCCACCATGACCTGGCGCTCACCGCAACAGGCCAGGTCTATGTCCTCACCGAGCACCCCCGCCTGCTCGAGCACGAGGGTGAGCCGTTCGTGCTGCTCGACAATGCGATCGCCGTCCTCGACGGCACCGGCGCGCTCACCGCGAGGTACTCGCTGTTCGATCTGCTCACCACCAATCCTGCACTGTCGGCACTGATCACCAGCCACATCGAGCTCCGCCGACGTTCCCCACACCACCGCTCAACCTTGCGGATCTATCACGACCTCGCCATCGAAGACGTCTGGGCAGGGCATGAGGTTTCGCGGCTACTGCGGGAGGTGCCCGGTTCGCCCGCAGATGTCCTGCACACCAACACCATCGAGATTCTGGCCGCGCACCCGGACGGGTTGTGGGCCCAGGGCGACGTGCTGGTGTCGATGCGCGAACTGGACTGCATCGCCGTAGTCGACATCGAGGCCGGGGTTGTCCGCTGGTGGTGGGGTCCGGGCGAACTGTCCGGCCAGCACCAGCCGACGCTACTGCCCGATGGACATCTGCTGGTGTTCGACAACGGTCGACCCGACCGGCACTCCCGCGTCCTGGAACTCGATCCAGTGGACTCCACGATCTGCTGGCAGTACGTCGCCGACCCGCCACAGACCTTGTCGTCTCCGGTGGCCGGCGGTGCCGAACCTCTCGCGAACAGCAACGTCGTCATCAGCGACGCCCAGGGCGGGCGAGCACTCGAAATCACCCGTGACGGAACACTCGTGTGGGCTGTGGCAACAGTGACTACCACCGGCGAACGCGCCCAGTTCTATCGGATGGCCGCCGTCACCGGCCAGGTCGCCGCCGGGCTCGGATCGACCGCAGTGCAAGCCACGCAGAGAGCGCGCGAGATGTTGCGATGCGAACTACTCACCCACCGGAGGACGACATGA
- a CDS encoding class I SAM-dependent methyltransferase: MPADPVATSYDRHASAFAAEAAHSAYNAHYDRPAVLELLGDLTDRVVLDAGCGPGLYATELLARGAHVIAFDQSANMIALARRHATEQLSVRQHDLTQPLYWLAENSIDICLLALVLHYIEDRITLLRELRRVLRPGGHLIISTSHPTADWLAAGGSYFDTGWVQQQWSCGITHRFWRQPLHAWCSEFTAAGFTIEAITEHQPTPAMAHTHPAEHQTLTRQPGFIAYRLTTPATSTTGDA; this comes from the coding sequence ATGCCCGCCGATCCCGTCGCCACCTCCTATGACCGCCATGCCTCAGCGTTCGCCGCCGAAGCCGCCCACAGCGCCTACAACGCCCACTACGATCGCCCGGCCGTGCTCGAGCTGCTCGGCGACCTCACCGACCGTGTCGTGCTCGACGCCGGATGCGGTCCTGGCCTCTACGCCACCGAACTGCTCGCCCGCGGCGCTCACGTCATCGCCTTCGATCAGAGCGCCAACATGATCGCCCTGGCCCGCCGCCACGCCACTGAACAGCTCAGCGTCCGCCAGCACGATCTCACCCAACCCCTGTACTGGCTGGCCGAGAACTCCATCGACATCTGTTTGCTCGCTTTGGTTCTCCACTACATCGAGGACCGGATCACCCTCCTGCGGGAACTACGCCGCGTCCTGCGTCCGGGCGGTCACTTGATCATTTCCACCAGCCACCCCACCGCCGACTGGCTCGCCGCCGGCGGCAGCTACTTCGACACCGGATGGGTCCAACAGCAGTGGTCCTGCGGCATCACCCACCGCTTCTGGCGCCAACCCCTGCACGCGTGGTGTTCGGAATTCACCGCAGCGGGCTTCACCATCGAGGCGATCACCGAACACCAACCCACCCCCGCGATGGCCCACACCCATCCCGCCGAACACCAAACCCTCACCCGGCAACCAGGGTTCATCGCCTACCGACTCACCACACCGGCAACCAGCACCACCGGGGACGCCTGA
- a CDS encoding DUF4192 domain-containing protein codes for MPPSARTLDPVALITALPATLGRTPHRSVVFALLASDEAGAPTVMVGAVRFDIDIDIAIRGRLADSEIAVELERLSAGPGSAGVVAVIVDDRVSATHGRARDKRRQRRMLDRLRHRLAGTPVRVLSWWAVTAIVEGAPWHSLDCPQCHGRLPAPPVARATSAGESLEPDPALRRRVSAAMPGAIAADHRLRGAAEQPGDRVLTALVLRVFELLRRSAVHDLSPDQLAELGIALRYPQVSAVMKALPLYPCAQTAEQMWMLLTRALPEPYRAEPAALLGFSLYARAGSHALARRALDIALGTEPDHRFARTISRALGTTTPSVPLRSVVWDGIADAIRLRIDLAAQATIPEVQP; via the coding sequence ATGCCGCCGTCTGCCCGCACGCTCGATCCCGTCGCGCTCATCACCGCCCTGCCCGCAACTCTGGGCCGCACCCCGCATCGGTCGGTGGTGTTCGCTCTGTTGGCCTCCGACGAGGCCGGTGCCCCGACGGTGATGGTCGGGGCGGTCCGCTTCGACATCGACATCGATATCGCGATCCGCGGTCGTCTCGCCGACAGCGAGATCGCTGTTGAACTGGAGCGCCTGAGTGCCGGTCCGGGCTCGGCGGGTGTGGTGGCGGTGATCGTCGATGACCGCGTTTCGGCCACCCATGGCCGCGCCCGCGACAAACGTCGCCAACGCCGCATGCTCGATCGGCTCCGCCACCGGCTGGCCGGAACCCCGGTCCGCGTGTTGAGCTGGTGGGCGGTGACCGCGATCGTCGAGGGCGCACCGTGGCACAGCCTCGACTGCCCGCAATGCCACGGACGGCTGCCCGCACCCCCCGTAGCTCGCGCGACCTCCGCCGGAGAGTCCCTCGAACCGGACCCGGCGCTGCGCCGGCGAGTCAGTGCCGCGATGCCCGGCGCGATCGCCGCGGATCACCGATTGCGCGGCGCGGCAGAACAACCCGGTGATCGGGTCCTTACCGCGCTGGTGCTGCGTGTGTTCGAGTTGCTGCGGCGCTCGGCGGTGCACGATCTCTCGCCGGATCAGCTGGCCGAACTCGGTATCGCGCTGCGCTATCCGCAGGTGTCGGCGGTCATGAAGGCGTTGCCGCTGTATCCGTGCGCGCAGACCGCCGAGCAGATGTGGATGCTGCTGACCCGCGCATTGCCCGAACCATATCGAGCCGAACCCGCGGCACTGCTGGGGTTTTCGCTCTACGCCCGCGCCGGGTCTCACGCTCTTGCCCGCCGCGCACTGGACATCGCGCTCGGCACCGAGCCCGATCATCGCTTCGCCCGCACGATTTCGCGCGCCTTGGGCACCACGACGCCATCGGTACCTCTGCGCAGCGTCGTCTGGGACGGCATCGCGGACGCGATCAGGCTCCGGATCGATCTTGCCGCCCAAGCCACTATCCCGGAGGTACAACCGTGA
- a CDS encoding glycosyltransferase family A protein, with protein sequence MRTTHPPEDDMMISVIIPTFNRPGPLHRALRSLARQEITDFEVIVVDDGGERSARPVADSWRTTLPIRLIEGDHHGVSRARNTGLHAASGEFVAFLDDDDIVFPRHLRAAHTVLNRGSADAVYGGALVSSRWIETTPRRAQRLPRKDYEFDPRFLLIANYIHTGSVVCRNFSDTTARFDEWLSHCEDWDMWLRLHHELGYRFSYLGEITSVYHQVPQCRGAVSTAYASSPTPFTLARRHLFDAWDSTDQQISDYRGWFNDFDARLDRRIEHGRPIPNHIFETAVRALQSRFAHGEPADRALLETLLPQHHSSHRYTAEVR encoded by the coding sequence ATGCGAACTACTCACCCACCGGAGGACGACATGATGATCAGCGTCATCATCCCCACGTTCAACCGGCCCGGCCCGCTGCATCGAGCCCTGCGCAGCCTGGCACGCCAGGAGATCACCGACTTCGAGGTCATCGTCGTCGACGACGGCGGCGAGCGCTCTGCACGACCAGTCGCCGACAGCTGGCGCACCACATTGCCGATCCGTTTGATCGAGGGCGACCATCATGGTGTCTCCCGCGCACGCAACACCGGATTGCACGCCGCATCCGGCGAATTCGTCGCCTTCCTCGATGATGACGACATCGTCTTTCCCCGGCACCTGCGCGCCGCCCACACCGTCCTGAACCGCGGTAGCGCCGATGCGGTCTATGGCGGGGCGCTGGTCAGTTCCCGATGGATCGAAACCACTCCTCGCCGCGCGCAGCGGCTCCCGCGCAAGGACTACGAGTTCGATCCCCGATTCTTGTTGATCGCGAACTACATTCACACCGGTTCGGTGGTGTGCCGCAACTTCTCCGACACCACTGCTCGGTTCGACGAATGGTTGTCGCACTGCGAGGACTGGGACATGTGGCTGCGCTTGCACCACGAGCTGGGTTATCGGTTCTCCTACCTGGGCGAGATCACCAGCGTCTATCACCAAGTCCCGCAATGCCGCGGCGCGGTGTCCACCGCCTATGCCAGCAGCCCGACACCGTTCACCCTGGCCCGCCGTCACCTGTTCGACGCCTGGGACAGTACCGATCAGCAGATCAGCGACTACCGCGGCTGGTTCAACGACTTCGACGCCCGTCTCGACCGACGCATCGAACACGGCCGACCGATCCCGAACCACATCTTCGAAACCGCCGTGCGCGCGCTGCAATCGCGATTCGCCCACGGCGAACCAGCCGACCGCGCGCTGCTGGAAACCCTTCTCCCCCAACATCACAGCTCCCACCGATACACCGCCGAAGTCAGGTGA
- a CDS encoding peptide deformylase yields the protein MTSAVDSTGNEPTGPQLNVFALELRHWRDVRGLSRNALATKLGYSRPYVSKIESGSEKPSRDFAGRAVATLQTGGALRAAFAEFAATRTAPVRAPDAAELTDAAGSLVVEHDDASLSFDGHTYRLIQRRRLINGGTEPITRYLIRISVDRYPGDPERSNRLYQENPLTWDEIDLHAWHGEHRTTPMAWTAHHDRDAFKEVWLSFSELDGGRHFPLYPGQACWIEYEYTVSAAHWGNWFQRAVRLPTNCLSVRLDFPAALEPSVWGLQTSMAAEGQPFPTPISHQVEQDRHIYSWSTDKPPLHARYRLEWDFRERADDERTPPSKVMAGLGIAQEGEEILRRTARPFDLPAEAEDARRVVAELNSAARRVARAHVFGKGMGIAAPQIGISRAAAIVRTPDGDTLTLFNPRIVETGGGEDEQYEGCLSFFDLRGKVPRPLTIHVEHTDIDGNTRITVFDRGIARLVAHEVDHLHGQLYLDRLRPGVEPISVEQYRGTGTNWTY from the coding sequence ATGACTTCGGCCGTCGACTCGACTGGTAACGAACCCACCGGCCCGCAGCTCAACGTCTTCGCGCTCGAGTTGCGCCACTGGCGCGATGTGCGCGGGCTCTCGCGCAACGCACTGGCCACCAAACTCGGTTACAGCCGCCCCTATGTGTCCAAGATCGAATCTGGGTCCGAGAAACCGTCTCGGGACTTCGCCGGCCGTGCCGTAGCGACGCTGCAAACCGGTGGCGCCTTACGTGCGGCGTTCGCCGAATTCGCCGCGACGCGCACTGCTCCTGTCCGTGCGCCCGACGCCGCCGAGCTCACCGATGCGGCCGGCTCGCTGGTGGTCGAGCATGACGATGCGAGCCTGTCCTTCGACGGCCACACATACCGGCTCATCCAGCGACGACGCTTGATCAACGGCGGCACCGAGCCGATCACCCGCTACCTGATCAGGATTTCGGTCGACCGCTACCCCGGAGATCCCGAACGATCCAACCGGCTCTACCAAGAGAACCCATTGACCTGGGATGAAATCGACCTGCATGCCTGGCACGGTGAGCACCGCACGACACCCATGGCATGGACAGCACACCACGATCGCGATGCGTTCAAAGAAGTCTGGCTGAGCTTCAGCGAACTCGACGGTGGGCGTCACTTCCCGCTCTATCCCGGCCAAGCGTGCTGGATCGAGTACGAATACACGGTCTCGGCGGCCCACTGGGGCAACTGGTTTCAACGCGCGGTACGCCTGCCCACGAACTGTTTGTCGGTGCGACTGGACTTCCCGGCCGCGCTCGAACCCTCGGTCTGGGGCTTGCAAACCTCCATGGCCGCCGAAGGTCAGCCTTTCCCCACCCCCATCTCCCACCAAGTCGAACAGGACCGCCACATCTATTCCTGGTCGACCGACAAACCACCCTTGCACGCGCGGTATCGCTTGGAATGGGACTTTCGCGAGCGCGCAGACGACGAACGCACCCCGCCGAGCAAGGTGATGGCAGGGCTGGGTATCGCGCAGGAAGGAGAGGAGATCCTGCGCCGAACCGCGCGCCCGTTCGACCTGCCCGCCGAGGCCGAGGACGCGCGCCGCGTTGTCGCGGAACTGAATTCGGCCGCCCGGCGCGTCGCGCGAGCGCACGTGTTCGGCAAAGGAATGGGCATCGCCGCACCGCAGATCGGCATCAGCCGAGCAGCGGCGATCGTTCGTACACCGGATGGCGACACCCTCACTTTGTTCAATCCCCGTATCGTCGAAACCGGTGGCGGGGAGGACGAACAGTACGAAGGGTGTTTGAGCTTCTTCGATCTGCGCGGGAAGGTGCCTCGCCCGTTGACTATTCATGTCGAACACACCGACATCGACGGCAATACCCGCATTACCGTGTTCGACCGCGGTATCGCGCGGTTGGTTGCCCACGAAGTCGACCACTTGCACGGGCAGCTCTACCTCGATCGGCTGCGGCCGGGGGTGGAGCCCATTTCTGTCGAGCAGTACCGGGGCACCGGCACGAATTGGACCTACTGA
- a CDS encoding AAA family ATPase, which yields MVTNPGRPVIAVVSGPPGAGKSTLAHALATELGVPAIIRDEIKQGMVLATATDEPNYDGLNIPALDAFFAVLTVLARAGVSVVAEAAFQDKLWRPNLMPLTEFAEIRVIHCTAPAEVLHERIARRARTDPHRRAHADRDLLAEIASGARAADTFVPVQIEAAGLVVDTTEGYRPGLQAITEFVSKAAAARDLG from the coding sequence ATGGTCACAAACCCGGGGCGTCCCGTGATCGCCGTCGTCAGCGGACCACCCGGGGCAGGCAAATCCACCCTCGCCCATGCCCTGGCCACCGAACTCGGCGTGCCGGCCATCATCCGCGACGAGATCAAACAGGGCATGGTCCTGGCCACCGCCACCGATGAGCCCAACTACGACGGCCTCAACATCCCTGCACTCGATGCTTTTTTCGCAGTCCTGACCGTGCTGGCCCGCGCGGGTGTCAGCGTCGTTGCCGAAGCCGCGTTCCAGGACAAGCTCTGGCGACCCAACCTGATGCCGTTGACCGAGTTCGCCGAGATCCGCGTCATCCACTGCACCGCACCTGCGGAGGTCCTGCACGAGCGCATCGCCCGCCGGGCACGAACCGATCCACACCGCAGAGCCCACGCCGACCGCGACCTCCTCGCCGAGATCGCCAGCGGAGCTCGCGCGGCCGACACCTTCGTGCCTGTGCAGATAGAGGCCGCCGGTTTAGTGGTCGACACCACCGAGGGATACCGACCCGGGTTGCAGGCGATCACCGAGTTCGTCAGCAAGGCGGCTGCTGCCAGGGATCTGGGCTGA
- the dprA gene encoding DNA-processing protein DprA: MTSIDRRRALWAVLSRRASSDPASYLSLIQRLGPDQAATAILNNLIDELYEGQWAGAFECAIHDLERIERLGGRFVIPGDPEWPANPLANMSDFDAAPEWMVPAGLWVRGRPLNEVLRPALAVVGARASSTYGEHVTGEIVTAATSHGWTILSGGAYGVDAAAHRAALASGGVTVAVIGGGLDRAYPLEHQALFEQIADTGALISEYPPGVRPQKTTLLARHRLIAALSRAVVVVEAGLRASSRATTERAARIGRPVFAVPGPITSATSRGCHELIAARQAQCVTSTEQLITALSALLAETP; encoded by the coding sequence GTGACCAGCATCGACCGGCGGCGCGCCCTGTGGGCGGTGCTCTCGCGCCGGGCCTCCAGCGACCCGGCCTCCTACCTGTCGCTGATCCAGCGGCTGGGCCCCGACCAAGCCGCCACCGCGATCCTGAACAACCTCATCGACGAGCTGTACGAGGGACAGTGGGCAGGCGCGTTCGAATGCGCTATCCACGATCTCGAACGCATCGAGCGCCTCGGTGGCCGGTTCGTCATCCCCGGCGACCCCGAATGGCCGGCCAATCCGCTTGCCAACATGTCCGACTTCGACGCCGCCCCGGAGTGGATGGTGCCGGCCGGACTGTGGGTGCGCGGACGGCCCTTGAACGAGGTTCTGCGACCGGCACTGGCCGTGGTCGGTGCCCGCGCGAGCAGCACCTACGGCGAACACGTCACCGGCGAGATCGTGACCGCCGCAACCAGCCACGGGTGGACAATCCTGTCCGGTGGCGCCTACGGCGTCGACGCTGCCGCCCACCGGGCTGCCCTGGCCTCGGGCGGTGTGACGGTGGCGGTCATCGGGGGCGGGCTCGATCGCGCTTACCCGCTCGAACACCAGGCGCTGTTCGAGCAGATCGCCGACACCGGCGCGCTCATCTCGGAGTACCCGCCCGGCGTCCGCCCGCAGAAGACGACGCTGCTCGCCCGCCACCGGCTGATCGCGGCCCTGTCGCGCGCCGTGGTGGTCGTCGAAGCCGGTCTGCGCGCCAGCAGCCGAGCCACCACCGAGCGTGCGGCGCGCATCGGGCGTCCGGTCTTCGCCGTCCCGGGCCCGATCACCTCGGCGACTTCACGCGGCTGTCACGAACTCATCGCCGCGCGACAAGCCCAATGCGTCACCAGCACCGAGCAACTCATCACAGCGCTGTCCGCACTGCTCGCCGAAACCCCCTAG